One part of the Gossypium raimondii isolate GPD5lz chromosome 1, ASM2569854v1, whole genome shotgun sequence genome encodes these proteins:
- the LOC105787283 gene encoding lignin-forming anionic peroxidase produces the protein MVTAAIFRAAATVMLLVLSFSACQAQLSSTFYGDTCPNALGTIRTSIRSAIARERRMAASLIRLHFHDCFVQGCDASILLDNSPSITSEKFVTQNNNSVRGFEVIDEAKSAVENVCPGVVSCADILAVAARDASEYVGGPSWTVKLGRKDSTTASASLASRDLPRFADGLQRLIDLFESKGLSERDMVALSGSHTIGQAQCVTFRDRIYSNGSDIDAGFASTRRRNCPATFPNGNGNLAPLDLVTPNSFDNNYFRNLLQKKGLLQSDQVLFSGGSTDSIVNDYSRNPSTFRSDFASAMIKMGDIEPLTGSAGIIRRICSRVN, from the exons ATGGTAACAGCTGCAATATTTAGAGCTGCTGCTACGGTGATGCTGCTGGTTTTGAGCTTCAGCGCATGCCAAGCACAGCTTTCTTCTACGTTTTATGGTGACACATGCCCCAATGCACTCGGTACCATTCGCACATCCATCAGATCCGCCATTGCAAGAGAACGTAGGATGGCTGCATCTCTTATTCGGCTTCATTTCCATGATTGCTTTGTTCAG GGTTGTGATGCTTCAATCTTACTGGACAATTCCCCTTCCATCACAAGCGAGAAGTTCGtaactcaaaataataactcTGTAAGAGGCTTTGAAGTTATAGATGAGGCTAAATCTGCAGTTGAAAACGTATGCCCTGGGGTTGTATCTTGTGCCGACATCCTTGCCGTCGCTGCCAGGGATGCCTCTGAATAC GTAGGTGGTCCATCGTGGACAGTGAAGCTTGGAAGAAAAGATTCAACCACTGCAAGCGCCAGCCTAGCTAGCAGAGACCTTCCTCGTTTCGCAGATGGTCTTCAAAGGCTTATCGATCTCTTTGAAAGCAAGGGCCTTAGTGAAAGAGACATGGTTGCTTTGTCAG GTTCTCACACCATTGGACAGGCGCAATGCGTGACATTCAGGGATAGGATATACAGTAATGGAAGTGACATTGACGCTGGGTTTGCCAGCACTCGCAGACGCAATTGTCCAGCTACTTTCCCCAACGGAAATGGAAATTTGGCACCACTTGATTTGGTCACACCAAATTCCTTTGACAACAACTACTTCAGGAATCTACTGCAAAAGAAGGGTCTTCTCCAGTCGGATCAAGTGCTGTTCAGCGGTGGATCCACAGATAGCATAGTCAACGACTACAGCAGGAACCCTTCAACTTTCAGATCCGATTTCGCTTCCGCCATGATCAAGATGGGAGATATCGAGCCTCTAACAGGTTCTGCAGGGATCATAAGGAGGATTTGCAGCCGTGTTAACTAG